Proteins from a single region of Sphaerochaeta globosa str. Buddy:
- the mnmA gene encoding tRNA 2-thiouridine(34) synthase MnmA yields MKVLVGMSGGIDSSVAAYLLKQQGHEVMGVTMTIWNKRSHLTRPLNSTSCFAPDKTEDIIAIKKICEKIGIEHQVLELSDLFEEIVLANFKTEYMDGRTPNPCVWCNSKIKFGAMVEYAKESGLDFDRFATGHYARIVEENGRYAVAKAVDLKKDQSYFLYRLNQQQLARTLFPLGAMTKEEVRRIDVAQGFHKVYQEESQDFYDGDYTDLLDITSRPGNIVNRQGRVLGRHEGIWHYTIGQRKGLGIAAERPLYVLALRSDTNEVVVGFVEDTLQSTVTAGDVVWSSVQTLQQEVMVQAKIRSTGFATEAKAHQNPDGSITAIFSDEVKAATVGQSLVLYDGPVILCGGIIVQAC; encoded by the coding sequence ATGAAGGTACTGGTCGGCATGAGCGGTGGGATTGACTCTTCAGTCGCTGCTTACTTATTGAAGCAGCAGGGGCATGAGGTGATGGGCGTTACGATGACCATCTGGAATAAACGCTCCCATCTGACTCGTCCCTTGAACTCCACCAGTTGCTTTGCTCCCGATAAGACTGAAGATATTATCGCCATCAAGAAAATCTGTGAGAAAATTGGAATCGAGCACCAGGTGCTTGAACTCAGTGACCTCTTTGAAGAAATTGTGCTAGCCAATTTCAAGACGGAATACATGGATGGAAGGACTCCCAATCCCTGTGTCTGGTGCAATTCCAAGATTAAGTTCGGAGCCATGGTGGAGTACGCCAAGGAAAGCGGACTGGACTTTGATCGGTTCGCTACCGGTCACTATGCAAGAATTGTTGAAGAGAATGGCCGCTATGCAGTTGCAAAGGCTGTAGACTTGAAAAAGGACCAGTCGTACTTCCTCTATCGGCTCAACCAGCAACAGCTTGCCCGTACCCTGTTCCCTCTTGGTGCAATGACCAAGGAAGAAGTCCGGCGCATCGATGTTGCCCAAGGGTTTCACAAGGTATATCAAGAAGAAAGCCAGGACTTCTACGATGGTGATTACACGGACCTGTTGGACATTACGTCCCGCCCCGGCAACATTGTAAACAGGCAAGGCCGTGTGTTGGGTCGGCATGAAGGTATTTGGCATTATACCATCGGCCAACGCAAGGGCTTGGGTATTGCAGCAGAAAGGCCTCTCTATGTGCTTGCATTGCGCTCTGATACCAATGAAGTAGTGGTCGGTTTTGTAGAGGATACTCTGCAAAGCACCGTAACAGCTGGCGATGTTGTTTGGTCGAGCGTCCAAACGCTTCAGCAGGAGGTCATGGTTCAGGCAAAAATCCGCTCAACCGGCTTTGCTACCGAGGCAAAAGCGCATCAGAATCCCGATGGGAGCATTACTGCAATCTTCAGTGATGAAGTGAAAGCCGCCACCGTCGGACAGTCGTTGGTCCTCTATGATGGGCCTGTCATTCTTTGCGGAGGCATTATCGTCCAAGCCTGTTGA
- the nagB gene encoding glucosamine-6-phosphate deaminase, which translates to MRVIIQNDYENLSLWAARYIANRIRAFEPNANRPFVLGLPTGSSPLGTYAELIRLNREGYVSFANVVTFNMDEYVGLARDHEQSYYTFMWKNFFNHIDIKAENVHILDGTAKDLEEECRSYEDAIAAFGGIELFLGGIGADGHLAFNEPFSSLSSRTRIKSLTYDTKVMNSRFFDHDMSKVPSQALTVGVKTVSDSREVIILVNGHNKARALQATIEGGVSQSWTCSALQLHPKALIVCDEAACGELKVDTYKYFKDIEGDNLSVAAMLK; encoded by the coding sequence ATGCGAGTCATTATCCAAAACGATTATGAGAATCTGTCCCTCTGGGCAGCACGGTATATTGCCAACAGAATCAGGGCGTTTGAACCAAATGCAAATCGGCCATTTGTCCTTGGCCTCCCTACTGGATCCTCCCCGCTGGGAACCTATGCTGAGTTGATCAGGCTGAATAGGGAAGGGTATGTCTCCTTTGCCAATGTTGTTACCTTCAACATGGATGAGTATGTCGGACTTGCTCGGGACCACGAGCAGAGCTACTACACATTCATGTGGAAGAATTTCTTCAACCATATCGATATCAAAGCCGAAAATGTGCACATCCTGGACGGGACAGCCAAAGACCTCGAAGAGGAATGCCGCTCCTATGAGGATGCCATTGCCGCCTTTGGTGGTATCGAGCTGTTTCTCGGTGGCATAGGAGCCGATGGACATCTCGCATTCAACGAACCGTTCTCCAGCCTTTCCAGCCGGACGCGCATCAAGAGTCTTACCTACGACACCAAGGTTATGAACAGCCGGTTCTTCGACCACGATATGAGCAAGGTTCCTTCCCAGGCCCTGACCGTCGGTGTCAAGACAGTCTCTGACAGCCGCGAGGTCATCATTCTGGTCAATGGCCATAACAAGGCACGGGCCTTGCAGGCGACCATCGAAGGGGGCGTCAGCCAGAGTTGGACCTGCAGTGCATTGCAACTGCACCCCAAGGCTCTCATCGTCTGCGATGAAGCTGCCTGCGGAGAACTGAAGGTGGATACCTACAAGTACTTCAAGGATATTGAAGGCGATAATCTTTCAGTTGCAGCGATGCTCAAGTAA
- a CDS encoding DUF362 domain-containing protein, which produces MNTSKVYYTNLRCHNGDSRLIKLERLIKQAGIASIDFKNKFTAIKMHFGEPGNLAFLRPNYAATVVDVVKQLGGRPFLTDCNTLYVGGRKHALDHLDSAYKNGFMPYATGCHLIIADGLKGTDEVLVPVVGGEYVKEAKIGRALMDADVLISLTHFKGHESTGFGGALKNIGMGGGSRAGKMEMHCDGKPQVDQSLCIGCGNCVDICAHDAPMITEGLSWIDQNKCVGCGRCIGVCPTDAISNNDNSSNDKLNCKIAEYTHAICYTRPCFHISIVIEVSPDCDCHSENDLAIVPDVGFFASFDPVALDQACVDAVNNMPPIPTAKLGQVSQKQCDNLTTSHPTTDWRVGLEHAEKIGLGSTKYQLIEVK; this is translated from the coding sequence GTGAACACTTCCAAAGTCTACTACACAAATCTTCGTTGCCATAATGGAGACTCACGCCTTATCAAACTTGAAAGACTGATCAAGCAAGCCGGCATTGCTTCCATCGATTTCAAGAATAAGTTCACCGCCATCAAAATGCATTTCGGCGAGCCGGGGAACTTGGCTTTTCTCCGACCTAATTACGCAGCAACCGTGGTCGATGTAGTCAAGCAGCTGGGAGGAAGACCCTTCCTGACTGATTGCAACACCCTGTACGTAGGAGGGAGAAAGCACGCCCTGGACCACTTGGACAGTGCATACAAGAACGGGTTCATGCCGTATGCCACCGGTTGTCACCTCATTATCGCCGACGGATTGAAAGGAACCGATGAAGTCCTGGTTCCCGTCGTTGGCGGGGAGTATGTGAAGGAGGCAAAGATTGGAAGGGCCCTGATGGATGCCGACGTTCTGATCAGCCTTACCCACTTCAAGGGACATGAAAGCACAGGCTTTGGCGGGGCTCTGAAAAACATCGGGATGGGTGGAGGATCACGGGCTGGTAAAATGGAGATGCACTGTGATGGAAAACCCCAGGTGGACCAGAGTTTGTGCATCGGTTGCGGCAACTGCGTGGACATTTGCGCCCACGATGCCCCGATGATCACAGAGGGACTTTCCTGGATCGACCAAAACAAGTGTGTCGGTTGCGGCCGCTGTATCGGTGTCTGTCCCACTGATGCCATTTCCAACAACGACAACAGCTCCAACGACAAGCTGAATTGCAAGATTGCTGAGTATACCCATGCAATCTGTTATACCAGACCTTGTTTTCACATCAGTATCGTCATCGAGGTCTCCCCCGACTGTGATTGCCACAGCGAGAATGATCTGGCTATTGTCCCGGATGTCGGGTTCTTTGCCTCATTCGACCCGGTAGCCTTGGACCAAGCCTGCGTGGATGCAGTAAACAACATGCCCCCCATTCCTACTGCCAAGCTGGGCCAAGTGAGTCAGAAACAGTGCGACAACCTTACAACCAGCCATCCGACCACCGATTGGCGGGTAGGACTGGAACATGCAGAAAAAATTGGATTGGGGAGCACCAAATACCAGTTGATCGAAGTGAAATAA
- a CDS encoding glycerophosphodiester phosphodiesterase, which translates to MFKSFFDPIPRVVAHRGDSAHFPENTLPAFESACKMGVDVIETDVHLSKDGYLVIWHDPTLERNTNGSGSVEDHTLRELKQLDAGYTFTPDGGKTFPFRGKGVQLCTLQEALKTCPAMRFNVDLKSEGPDTVDAFIRVIEEEQATKRVVAASFNLANLQLLRKKEPRIQTSITTKEVAPLLALQKLHLLPTWTTARSKVIFQVPVRQWGIEIITKQFVEVMHRRGSIIQVWTINEEAEMRRLLGLGVDSIMTDRPQLAIKVVSEMGLR; encoded by the coding sequence ATGTTTAAGTCTTTTTTTGATCCAATTCCCCGCGTAGTCGCCCATCGGGGTGACAGCGCCCACTTTCCTGAGAATACTTTGCCGGCCTTCGAAAGCGCCTGTAAAATGGGTGTGGATGTAATCGAGACCGATGTACATTTGAGCAAGGACGGCTACTTGGTAATTTGGCACGACCCAACGCTGGAACGCAATACCAACGGCAGCGGCAGTGTCGAAGATCACACCCTTAGGGAACTGAAACAACTGGATGCCGGGTACACATTCACCCCCGATGGAGGAAAAACCTTTCCTTTCCGAGGCAAGGGAGTACAGTTATGCACCCTTCAGGAGGCACTGAAAACCTGTCCAGCGATGCGTTTCAATGTCGATTTGAAAAGCGAGGGCCCCGACACTGTGGATGCCTTCATTAGGGTAATCGAAGAGGAGCAGGCAACCAAGCGCGTTGTGGCAGCGTCATTCAATCTTGCGAATCTACAGTTGCTTAGGAAAAAAGAGCCAAGAATCCAGACCAGTATCACCACAAAGGAAGTGGCTCCCTTGCTTGCATTGCAAAAACTGCATCTTCTGCCTACGTGGACAACTGCAAGGTCAAAGGTGATTTTTCAGGTTCCTGTCCGCCAATGGGGGATTGAAATCATAACCAAGCAGTTTGTAGAGGTAATGCACAGGCGGGGATCCATTATCCAGGTATGGACCATCAACGAGGAAGCAGAGATGCGCCGCCTTTTAGGGTTGGGTGTTGACTCGATCATGACAGACAGACCACAGCTGGCTATCAAGGTAGTCAGTGAGATGGGACTACGATAA
- a CDS encoding RNA methyltransferase, with amino-acid sequence MDQQSNLARIQIVLVDTQDGANIGSTCRAMKTMGITRLVLVGEREYDENRVRTLALHASDVWDNAKRFPTLKEALAQSVLSVAATRRRGKFRKNSALSPLQLASTIQQTGQGLVSIVFGRESDGLTDDEVAQCSQVVTIPTSDQFPSLNLSQAVQIVTFTLFDTIKTYPVEANPVTQDRCEKAALASCEALDEIGYFKLAQEKLWTFRFLRDTFVRAGLTESEIQKMVKVFVKMSRIKAHKETEDDV; translated from the coding sequence ATGGACCAACAAAGCAATCTCGCCAGGATTCAAATTGTACTTGTGGACACACAGGATGGAGCCAATATCGGCTCGACGTGTCGCGCTATGAAGACGATGGGAATCACCCGTCTCGTCCTAGTAGGAGAGCGTGAGTATGATGAGAATCGCGTACGAACACTTGCCCTGCACGCCAGCGATGTGTGGGACAATGCAAAGCGATTTCCAACCCTCAAGGAGGCACTTGCGCAAAGTGTACTCTCAGTTGCTGCCACCCGAAGACGTGGCAAGTTTCGCAAGAATAGTGCACTCAGCCCCCTGCAACTTGCATCCACCATACAACAGACTGGACAGGGTTTGGTCTCCATTGTCTTTGGCAGGGAATCGGACGGATTGACCGACGACGAGGTCGCCCAATGCTCGCAGGTGGTTACCATTCCCACCAGCGACCAATTCCCTTCCCTCAACCTCTCCCAAGCTGTCCAAATTGTCACATTCACTCTGTTCGACACCATCAAGACATATCCTGTCGAGGCCAATCCGGTAACTCAGGACCGATGTGAAAAAGCAGCCCTCGCCTCTTGTGAGGCACTCGATGAAATCGGGTATTTCAAGCTCGCCCAGGAAAAGCTTTGGACATTCAGATTCCTTAGGGACACCTTTGTTCGTGCAGGGTTGACTGAAAGCGAAATCCAGAAAATGGTGAAGGTCTTTGTGAAAATGTCCCGCATCAAGGCTCATAAGGAGACGGAGGACGATGTTTAA
- a CDS encoding AI-2E family transporter produces the protein MTETSSGNNKYSHIFLGILAVLAILAVLKVSKDVTIPLVLSFFCFLLFSPLLRRLDKLHIPKIFSVTFVMALLLFIFVLAGWFVIMTVDTLVRLIPFYAEKVVSLDRLISSRVSTFVDLPLGTSFLSLLPVNWSSLAISSLTSISNKFLDITKVATLVYIFFLFLLLERQSVIPKLLAAIPKSKGMKIAVMFERITRQISKYLLLKAVISAFTGLFFFLAAIVTGLDLPILWGVLAFVFNFIPSVGSVIVTTLTIFMALIQFAPDWTNVMYVGILTISTQMILGNIIDPRLQGGQLNLSPFVILVSLSLWGFIWGIPGMFISVPLTSVLQILCANIKSLRPVAILISSGKSYQRESTKQRTLERYLRKQDKLKRGEHPTAAHMAEAENAEATNDYHKGDFVLPESFGDKK, from the coding sequence ATGACAGAAACATCGTCCGGCAACAACAAGTATTCACATATCTTTCTTGGAATACTCGCAGTTTTGGCCATTCTTGCAGTACTGAAAGTCTCCAAGGATGTTACCATCCCCTTGGTCCTCTCTTTCTTTTGTTTCCTATTATTCAGTCCTTTATTGCGTCGGCTCGATAAATTGCACATCCCCAAGATTTTTTCAGTAACCTTTGTGATGGCTCTTTTGCTTTTCATATTTGTGCTGGCCGGTTGGTTTGTAATCATGACCGTGGACACCTTGGTTCGCTTGATACCCTTCTATGCCGAGAAAGTGGTGTCGCTGGATCGGCTGATCTCCAGCAGGGTTTCTACCTTCGTCGATCTTCCTTTAGGAACAAGTTTCCTCTCCCTTCTGCCGGTAAACTGGTCGAGTCTTGCGATCAGCAGTCTTACTTCCATTTCAAACAAGTTCCTGGACATAACCAAGGTAGCGACCCTGGTCTACATATTCTTTCTCTTTTTGCTCTTGGAGCGACAGAGCGTCATTCCCAAGTTGCTTGCAGCTATACCCAAGAGCAAAGGTATGAAAATTGCCGTGATGTTTGAACGCATCACCCGCCAGATATCCAAATATCTGCTTCTTAAGGCTGTGATCAGTGCTTTCACCGGACTGTTTTTCTTTTTGGCTGCCATAGTTACCGGGCTCGACTTACCCATCCTGTGGGGTGTGTTGGCCTTTGTTTTCAATTTCATCCCCTCTGTCGGATCGGTCATTGTCACTACATTGACCATCTTTATGGCCCTGATCCAATTTGCCCCTGACTGGACTAACGTAATGTACGTGGGCATCCTTACCATCAGCACCCAGATGATATTGGGCAACATCATCGATCCTCGCCTTCAGGGAGGACAGCTCAACCTCTCTCCTTTTGTTATTCTGGTTTCCTTGTCATTGTGGGGATTTATCTGGGGTATTCCTGGGATGTTCATCTCCGTTCCGCTGACCAGCGTCCTGCAAATCCTTTGCGCCAATATCAAGAGTCTGAGGCCTGTGGCAATCCTCATTTCAAGCGGCAAGAGTTACCAACGGGAGAGTACCAAACAACGGACCTTGGAACGATATCTGAGAAAGCAGGATAAGCTCAAGCGCGGCGAGCATCCTACGGCGGCCCACATGGCTGAGGCGGAGAATGCCGAAGCGACCAACGATTACCATAAGGGCGATTTTGTGTTGCCTGAGAGTTTCGGCGACAAAAAATGA
- a CDS encoding DNA repair protein, whose product MTEQEAATYLWPAFSLESSSLEEFRSRILSFYERHGRHFSWRQTSDPYHILLSEVMLQQTQTSRVEPKYELFLSLWPTFADLAGSSLDELLFHWKGLGYNRRALNLRKSAKMTEAWNWTIPDDPLLIASLPGVGKSTAAALLAFCYHHKSIYLETNIRRVLLTCFFAEEEAVKDRQLENLLASLADGVQDMKSWYYALMDYGVLLKQLLPNANVRSAHYAKQSTFENSNRQIRGALIHLLSDTGPKERDQIATMLASFEENRIYACLGQLQSEGFVEEMDGIYRIAKD is encoded by the coding sequence TTGACAGAACAAGAGGCGGCTACCTATCTTTGGCCGGCCTTTTCGCTTGAAAGCTCCTCACTAGAGGAGTTTCGCTCGCGGATTCTCTCCTTCTACGAACGGCATGGTCGTCATTTTTCGTGGCGACAGACCAGCGACCCGTACCATATCCTGCTTTCAGAAGTGATGCTTCAGCAAACACAGACTTCCAGAGTCGAGCCTAAATACGAGCTATTCCTCTCTCTATGGCCTACTTTCGCCGATTTGGCTGGCAGTTCGCTGGATGAGCTGCTCTTTCACTGGAAAGGTTTGGGATATAACCGAAGGGCATTGAACCTCAGAAAAAGTGCAAAAATGACCGAAGCCTGGAACTGGACCATTCCTGATGACCCTCTCTTGATTGCATCGCTTCCCGGGGTGGGGAAGTCAACCGCGGCAGCTTTACTTGCGTTTTGCTACCATCACAAGTCAATTTACCTGGAAACAAACATACGTAGGGTTCTGCTAACCTGTTTCTTTGCAGAAGAGGAAGCGGTGAAAGACAGGCAACTGGAAAACCTGCTTGCCTCACTGGCCGACGGGGTACAGGATATGAAGAGCTGGTACTACGCCCTGATGGATTATGGGGTGTTGCTCAAGCAGTTGCTTCCCAACGCAAACGTTCGCAGCGCCCACTATGCAAAGCAGAGCACCTTTGAGAATTCAAACCGCCAGATCCGCGGGGCCCTGATCCACCTGCTCTCCGATACCGGACCCAAAGAGCGCGACCAGATAGCTACGATGCTCGCAAGTTTTGAGGAAAATCGCATTTATGCATGCCTTGGACAGTTGCAAAGCGAGGGGTTTGTCGAGGAGATGGACGGCATATACCGTATTGCTAAGGATTAG